ACTATACAAGTTATGAATCCCAAGAACCCTCTCTTGACTAATTTGAGTACTTTCATTTTGCTAAACCTCGATGAACTAAATACTGATGGACAAAATTCATGACATTCTGATTGGTGTGCATGGCACCATGTGCGTCCCATATACCTGGGTTTTGTGTTCTATATCCTACTTGGCGACCTTTTGCATAAATTGGAACTTGTAGGGATTTTAAACCTGTTAAGTCAGTTACATCTCGATTATCAAAACCTCCGTGTGCCCTGCCAGCAGGTCCAATTTCAAAACCGCCTGTATAAACAGGATTTCCTAGACGATCTCCACCTACAAATCTTGGTGTACTTCCGCCATTAGTTTGTACTCCATCATATTTATTGTACAAATTGAGCGTCGTTTGAATATGTCGTCTTGCAGTATCTGTCAGTTTGTACGCTCGTGAAGGGGTACCCATCATAACGACCGTTTTTGTGTTAATACCTGCATTTGCAAGTGTATTAAGCGCCATAATTGCAACATTGCCACCATGACTGTGTGCAACGATATTAACCGTTTTGGAAGGATCTTTGTGTAGTGTTTGCATGATTGAAAATGCCAATTGAGCTGCTGCCTCCCTCCGTTCTTTATCATTATTTCCACCTGACCAATTGGAAAAATGCCCTTCTCCTGTATCTCCTAAAGCATTTTGCCATGATCGCAGATGACCCTCTGCATATCTTTTTCCTAACGATTGAAAATGATTATCATCTTGACTATAATCCGCAAATATTGTTCCATGTACAAACCAAGTGTCTTTCCCATCCGGATCCACCATCCCCAGCGGGTTGTTCAGCACATAATTATACGGACTCTATGCGGGGTATTTCTCCGCCAGCGGGTCCACCGACAGCCACCGCCCACTCCCCGAAGCGTAGTACCCGTGCGCCACACGAGGCGAAGCCGACCAATGGAGCGAAGCGGAATAAAGTAATCAAGCCCCGTCTCTGCATCGCGCTCCTTGTTCCGCTCGCTAAGGCGGAGCGGTGAACCGCTCCTTTGTAGGATTGCCAATCGCATAACTACGACCGGGCATAATACCACCCCATGCCTCATAATCGTGCCCCTCCATAACCATACCATCTTCTCGAATAACCGAACGGGTGCTTCCAAAGTGGTCTTTTTCGGCACACCCAAACGCCGTGTTCCAATACTGGTTGGCTTTTGGTAATAATTTGGCTATATTTTCTCATTGGGAATCAGTTAGCCCTGCTGAATTGCTTTAGTGTATGGAAAATACAAAATAAAACCATATCCTACACGTACTGGATAGCTTTATTAAATCCGTTAATCTTAAAAAATATCGCTGCTTTATGAATGAAAGAATAGTAAGAGCTGTATATGATAACAATACCATTACAGTTTATCAAGCGTTTAATAAATATATCGCTCAATCCGCAGTAGAGCATCAAACTTTTGTATCTCCTCCTTTTAAAAAGGAAAGAATGACTTGGATTAAACCTTCTTTCCTGTGGATGATGTATCGTTCTGGTTGGGCTATCAAAGAAAATCAGGAGTGCATTTTAGCAATAAAAATAAAGCGTTTAGGACTTGAATGGGCTCTACAAAACTCCTGCCTATCTCATTTTGATAGTTCAGTTCATACATCATATGAAACATGGAAAAAAATACTCAAAAATTCGCCTGTTCGTATTCAATGGGATCCTGAAAAAGATATTTTCTTACATCCCTTAAATTATCGTTCTATTCAAATAGGTTTATCAGATATTGCAGTAGAAAGATATGTTACTGATTGGATTGTGCAGGTTGATGATATTACAGAGAATTGCAAACACATCAACCAACTTATTAATGAGGGTAAAATAAATCAGGCAAAGGATTTATTGCCACAAGAACAAATTTACCCTTTGCCTGAAAATATCGCTTTAATAGTTAATGCTTTTTAAGAACTTCCTCAAGTTGAAAAGTTGCATTTTCTTTTATAATTGGATCATCAACTTTTTCTAAAAGCTTTAATTTTTGTATTGCTTCAGGTGTATTAACAGCACTCAAAGCCCATATAGATTTTTTGGCTATAGCTCTCATATCATCGTAATCAGGAACATCAAGAGCAACTTCATATAATTTGTCTACGCTTTTAGGGTCTTTAATCAATTCGAGAACACTTATAATATCCTCTTCAGAAGTGTGCCATTTCTCATCTAAAAGTTGCAGTAAAATATCTGTGTAATCAGCATCTGCGCCGTCATAAAAAAGAACAGATAGAGTGGTTTCTAAACCCTCTTGGTCTTCATTTTTGACATTTTCTTTTAATAAAGAAAGGGTTTCTTTTTTAAAACGCAATAATCGCTCTTGAGGAAATTCATCAAAATAAATTTCACCATTTAAAAGCTTTTTATAAAATTTCCAAAATTCAAACATTACTTAATTACTTTAAAGTTATTTATCCATGGATTAAACATATGAGTATTTTGTTGTATTCCTAAATTCCAAGCTTTTCTCTCATATTTCCACATTAATAATCCTCTATTTGCCCATCCTTTACTTGCCGCTGGTGTTCTATGCATTACCCCAACCTGTTTAAAGTAATTCATTGCACCTGGCTTCATATTAAACTGAACCAATACATCATACCATCTTTTTGTAGGTACGGTCTTGAATATGCAGATTTTGTAGAAACAAACAACTTTTTTCCTTTCATATATGTTAAGCCTTGATTGGCTTCTAATGCAGCATATTCAGCATTAGACATTGCTCTATAAAACGCTACTTCCTTCGTGGCAAGGAGTGCAGAACCTCCTCCTTGTGCTAGCCTTTGGGCAACCCCCAAAGCACCGCCAGACAATAAAAAAGGAAGGGTATCATCTTCTACTAAACCTTCAGGGTTTGCTATTTCTCCTGCTTCTACTAACTCTCGTACATAAGGGTCTGTTATATTTTCGCTAACCCAGAGCTTCCATGCAAGTAAATAATCCGTACTACTAGGAGGGGAAGACCAACCCCAAGATGGTTGACGTTGTTCATGAAGGTCAAAGGCGATTGAGTTGATTTCACCCCGCCGTTCATGACTAAAACCGACCGCTTCAACGGCCACTTCTTGGCAATAACCCTGTGTCTTTACATCCCAGTTCTTACATGGTTCAAGCCCAAATAAGTCCACCATCCCCAGCGGGTTGTTCAGCACATAATTATACGGACTCTATGCGGGGTATTTCTCCGCCAGCGGATCCACCGAAAGGATGTTTTGGCACTTTAAGCAACGAAACTCACCTATAGTAAGCCATTCATTGAATTAATTACTTACTTTGCTATTATTTTAAAAGTCTAACTATATAATCCTGAATGGCCAGATCAACTCAACCCTTTCACTGGGTGGTATCAATACCTTTACTTTTTTAAATTCGGATATCAACCACTTTTCTAGAATTTCATCTATAGGAGGCTCAGAAAATCCATGCTTATAATAAAAAATTGTTTCACCTTTACCATCCCAAAGTTGAATAAAATTTATCCGCTTTATCTCATATGTTTCATCGGGAAAAAGAACCACTAAAGCATCAGAACCTCCATTCATAAACCCTTTGAAACGGCTTCTAATTTCGTTTGGCATTACAAAATGGGGTGGTTTATCCAAAACACGCCCAGTTGGCTTTGAAACAACGACAGGGCTCCCTTCTTTAGGAGAAAGGACGGCCTCTTTAGGAGAAGGTATCACCTCTTTAGAGGAGCAACAAGCCCCCAAGAAAAAGGAAAAAACAATAAAAGGTAGTAAATACTTTTTCATTACATTCCAAAATTAGCCCTCTGTGGATGATAAAACCTAATTATTAATGGTTGAGCAGAAACTCTGATAAAATAATCTTTATATATAGATCTTTCATTGTTCTTACTCCCTTTTTTAAAATTCAGGATTGCTGTTTTATATTTTTGATGGTCAAATTCAATTTGGGGGTTCTGTAATTTGTCTGTTAATCCTACCATTGAGCTTTGGTAAAGTTCACCCTCCTTATTATTTCTACCAAAAGGCATTCCTGATAGCCCTGGCAAAGTAGTGTTGATAAACAACTCCTGCATCACAAATACCTTAAAAATATCAGCCTCTACCTCCATACTGATAAAACGTCCCGTTGCATTTTTCTGATCGTGTTCATAAAACATGATATAGTTCGTGCGCAATCGCTTTTGTATCAGTTTTAGTATCATCTGAAAGATCTCCTTTAATCGTTCTTGATTTATGAGAATAGGACATAGAAGCATTAATCTCATCTGGCTTTTGGTGATTAAAGGTGTAGGTTTCTTTACTCCCAACAAGCGTTGATATAACATGGTTTCCTGATTCAGATTTAGAGATTAGGTTTAATTCACTAATAGCTCTATAAACAGATTTATTGTATTTATATTGTTCTGCATCCATACCTTCTTGATAATAAAGGGCACACTCCCGCTTTTCATTCATATATAAACACACCTGCTTCCCATCTGGGTCTATGGCATTTAGTGGAGAATTTCCTACGTAATTATACGGCGACCAGCTGGGGTATTTCTCCGCCAGCGGGTCCACCGCCAGCCAGCGGCCAATCCCCGAATCATAGTACCGCGCGCCACACGAGGCAGAGCCGACTGATGCAGCGAAGTGGAAAAAATACCAGCCCTAAACAACCAATTAGGACTGGCATAATCTCAGTTTATTATCTCAATGGCTCAGTAGCATGACTTCGCCGTATCGCTACACCGCACCGCTGCCGTTGTCGCTACGAAGCAAAACGGTACTTCGGAGAAGCGCCGTTTTTGAAATAAGTTTTTATACAACACGATGAGCAACATTATGGTATAATACTAATCCAATTAGAAGAGTAATAGATGTGATGCTACTATATAAAATTGCTGAGTAAATATAATATTTTACAAGAATACTACTTTGGATCATGTTTTTGTTATAGATGCTAAATATAAATAAACTTAATTGCATAAAAAGTAAAAATAAATACAGTTGATACTTGATCATGGGAATAGTATCCATTAAAAGAACACTATCTTCATAAGATTCACTCAAGTTAGTAATATCTTGACCAACGATCATAGAAACGATTTTATTTGAATAAGTATAAAAACTATAAAGTATTACAATTGCTGAAATATATAATACGAGATGAGAAATAAGTTTTTTTTGCATTGTAATAGCTTAAATAGGGTGAATCAGAAAATTATCAGTGTCTTTTTATCATGTAATTACGCAGGATCATTCCAGAAGCGTATTCTCCTCCTGGATATGGCATTTGATGAGGAGCTACTTTATGCCCCATTGCTTGCATCCCATATGCCCACCTTTCTTTGACATTCATCAAATTTCCTGAGGCAGGGAAGGGTGCCATACCAGGTACTAAAATTGGTGCAATAATAGACATACCAGCCAGACCCTGTTTTGAAGCCGCTGAAACCAGTCCAAACGCTTTAGTATTTTCATACAACGGTTGAATTAAACTTTGTTCCTGTGCCAAAGTAAAACCATCCCATCTTTTTGCATCACGTCCTTTTAAGACAGTACCTTTAATGAGATTTTTGAGTTTGGGGAACACATTCTCAAATATAACTCTATTCCCTGTTTTTGCAAATTGAGATGCGTCAGCAGAGCTATACCCAAGTAAAGCTCCTGCTTCATATCCTTCATACTCATCAGATAAAAAACTGATAGAACCTGCAACTTTAGATGCTGCCTTTGCCCAACGCGTTTCAAAACCTAAACGAGCCGTATAACTATCAAACCAACCATAAAAAGCTGCTCTTTGTTCAATAGTTTGATATTCCCAATGGCGCTGGTTTTCTAAATTATAGAGATTTGCATTTTGCCATCTAACAGTATTATTCATCCTATCGTCATAGGTCCAATCTTCAGGGTTGTTAGATTGCAAGCAAGTTCTTATCTTGAATGCTCCCAACGATCCTTGCATATATCCATTATAACAGGGCAATTCTTTTTTACCGTCAGGATCAATTCTGTCGGTAACGCTGTTACTTACATAATTGTATGGAGACATATCAACAAAAGATTCCGCCAGCGGATCCACCGAGAGCCAGCGGCCAATCCACGAAGCGTAGTACCGTGCGCCACACGAGGCGTAGCCGACTCATGGAGCGAAGCGGAATAAGTCGCAGATTCACCGGAAGGTAAAGTAATCTAATCCCGTTTACTACGCTACGCTTCGTGAATCTGCGCTAACGCTTGATTTCGGCATCGCGTTCCTTACCGTCAGGTCGAGGCTCTAGCCTTCGATGGGCGCAGTTACACCCTCTTTTAGCACAGATCGCATTGTACCAAGATGTAATTTCTCTATGCGTGCTTATGCCAGTCTTAAACAACCAATTAGGGCTGGCATATACCCATAATCAGAATGATGCCAGCCCTATCGCGTTATACCCCTCTCTAAAACATCTTCACATGTAAAACATCTTCATAGCCTTACTCTTTTTTCCATGACTTATAACGAGAACAGGTCCTTGCTGAAAACCCAAAAAGAATAAGGGGCATTTTCTCTTGCCGACTCATCTCAAGTTGGTCTGCTTCCGTCTTTGAAAACAGGTTGGGATAACGGGCATAATAAGCATAAAAAGCCTGCTCTAACCACAATGGATTCATATACGTATTCTGACGGGCTAAAGACTTATTCTTGGCGTTATCTTCCACAGAAATATCTTCCCTTTTCTTGATATCATAATACGAATAAACATAGGTTCGTAAGTATATAATACGGTTGTTTTCCTTCTTGTATAAAAATCTAATTCCTGCCTCACCATGATTTTTTATTTTTAAGGAATCGGGTACAACAATGCAGGGATCACCATAAAAATCAAGTTCTTCTTGTTGCTGCCCGTAGCAAAATGTGCTCGTTAAAAAAAGGATTTTAAATCCGCTAAGGCAGCATATCCTATAAAATAGTTGTTTCATCTTCACAGCCTTACTCTTTTTTCCATGACTTATAACGAGAACAGGTACTGGCTACAAACCCAAAAAGAATAAGGGGCATTTTCTCTTGCCGACGCATCTCAAGTTGGTCTGCTTCCGTCTTTGAAAACAGGTCGGGATAACGGGCATAATAAGCATAAAAAGCCTGCTCTAACCACAATGGGTTCATATACGTATTCTGACGGGCTAAAGACTTATTCTTGGCGTTATCTTCCACAGAAATATCTTCCCTTTTCTTGATATCATAATACCTATAAACACTAGTCCTTAAGTATATAATACGGTTGTTTTCCTTCTTGTATAAGAAAGAAATTCTTGCCTCACCATGATTTTTTATTTTTAGGGAATCAGGCACAACAATGCAGGGATCACCATAAAAATCAAGTTCTTCTTGTTGCTGCCCGTAGCAAAATGTGCTCGTTAGAAAAAGGATTTTAAATCCGCTAAGGCAGCATATCCTATAAAATAGTTGTTTCATCTTATTTCCTTACGTTTTTGTAAAAGGTGGTAATAACAGGAGGGCGGGTTAGGGTATAGGTAAATTCCTTAAAGTTTGCATAAGACCCCATTTGCTTAGAACCCATCTTGAACAAACCAACCGCATCATTAAAATCTTTCACAGGAAAAGATTGTTTTTTATGAAACGCTTCTAATAGAGTATTTATTTCTCTATTGTAAGCCACTCCTTTATCTATATCATTTCCCCCTTTGTAATCCCTTATGGATGTTGTCTTATTATTTGATAACCTATCCTGAATGAAGTAGCCATAGAGATACCCTTCAACTTCAATATCAATTCCACTTCCAAATTCACTGCCAAGTTTATCTTTTTGGTAAGCATGGAAAAGTTCATGTCCCACCCTCATCATGTCATCAATATCCATCTCTTCACTTCCAAGCCCACCCATATAAAAGGTTCTTGTTGTTCCGCCAAAAGCATAAGCCCCTTGGGGAGAACGTTGATCAGAGAATATATACCGCTCTGGGCTCTTAATCAATGTGGCAATGACGGTTGCACCCACATCAATGGTCGCAAGTTTGTTGAGTCCTAGAACAAAATTATACAGGTCTTTATTGTCCTTAAACTGCTCGGCATCCATCCGTGATTTGTATTGCTGGGTACAAGATTTGCTTTTGTTGTCATAGACCAAGCATATTTCTTTCCCATCCGGATCCACCATGCCCATTGGGTTATTGAGCACATAGTAGCGAATTTTAAATTCGCCATAAGGGCTGGCATGATGCTGATTAGAAATCAGAAAGGTATTTATCCGCTAGCCGATCCACCACCACCGCCCGATGCCTTGAAAGACTATTCTTTACGAGAACAGGTATATACGCCAAGTGAAAAATAATACAAGGTTGCTCTGTCTGTTTTATACATATAAGTTAAGAACTCTTCTCGCTTCTTAATAATTTCTGGATAGGATGAGACATATCTATAAAAGGAAGCCTCTAACCAAGCAGGATTCAAGTAAGAATTGGGGTGTTTTTTGTATTCAACTTTTAATAAATCAACCCTGTCAAATACATCAACCTCTTTACGCTTATTGAGATCATAATAAGAATACACCCTTGCTTTTACCAGAAGATTTTCTCCCTTTTCTGAATTTTTATAAAGGTAGCTAATCAGAGTTCGGTTATGATAACTGATTTGCAAGCTATCTGGAACCTGCAAGCATGGGCGCTCATCTATGGTAGGTAGTATCCAGTTTTGCGAGTAGCAGTATTGGAAAACCATCCCAAAGCCAATGAAATATTTTCCATACTTATTGAAAATTAATGTCATCATTGTTTTACCTTGGTATGATAAAGTGAAGCAATAACAGGCGTTTGTTTTTTCGTATAAGTGTAGATTGGGAAATCTTTATATGCTCCCATCGTATCTGAACCCTCCTTAAAATTATCAGCTGCTTTGCGAAAATCACGGATAGGAAATTCTTTTCTATCCAGATAATTTATAGCCATAGAAATCATACCCTTAGAGTATTCTTCTCCTTTTGGTACATCATTTCCGCCAATATAATCATTAGGGTCAGGGCGATAGTTATCCAAACCATAACGAATAATGTATTGAAACAGATAGCCTTCAACTTCAATATCAATTCCACTTCCAAATTCACTGCCAAGTTTATCTTTTTGGTAAGCATGGAAAAGTTCATGTCCCACCCTCACCATGTCATCAATATCCATCTCTTCACTTCCAAACCCACCCATATAAAAGGTTCTTGTTGTTCCGCCAAAAGCATATGCCCCTTGGGGAGAACGTTGATCAGAGAATATATACCGCTCTTGGCTCTTAATCAATGTGGCAATGACGGTCGCACCCACATCAATGGTCGAAAGTTTGTTGAGTCCTAGAACAAAATTATACAGGTCTTTATTGTCCTTAAACTGCTCGGCATCCATCCCCGCTTTGTATTGTTGGGTACAAGATTTGCTTTTGTTGTCATAGACCAAGCATATTTCTTTCCCATCCGGATCCACCATGCCCAGCGAGTTGTTCAGCACATAATTATATGGACTCCATGCGGGGTATATTTGTCCGTACAGCACAGGACACTCGTATGGGTCTGAAAAAAATTCTTCGGGTGTCCGGATTTTGGCACATGATTCGTCTATGATCATGTAACATGGGAGCATTTTCCCAACACACCTAACAAAAACGTTTATGAAAACCCCTTTTCTTTATCTATTCCGGGAGTCGCCAGAGGAAATGGCCCGTTTATCGCCAGCAGAACTACAAGAAGACATGGCGCGGTGGATGGCTTGGACCGAAGCCCTTGCACAGCGCGGCAACCTCGAAGATGGGCAACCCCTTGTTGCTGAGGGCCATGTGGTGGGTCCGACATTTGAACGTATGACCGATGGCCCGTATCCCGACGGTAACGAGGTCGTAAGCGGCTACTTGATGGTCCGCGCAGAGGATTTAGACCATGCCACCGAACTTGCAAAGGAGTGCCCCATTTTGCATTATGAAACCGGCTCTGTAGAAATCCGCGAAATCATCAAACTTCCCAATCCTTCTAATGACTAACACAAACAAACGCATGAAAAACTTTATTTATCTTTTCCGAGGAGGCGAAGCCGATCCAGAAAACCCTGCCGCTGCGCCGAGTGCCGAAGAACTGCTTTTGTGGGACCAATGGATGAAGCCCCTACTAGCCGAAGACCGCGTGACGGGTGGAGACCCGCTTGTACCAACAGGCCGGGTGATCCGGAGCAAACACAAGATCGTCTCTGATGGCCCTTTTACGGAGGGGAAGGAAATGGTGGGCGGATATTTCTTTTTAAAAGCCCATGATTTGAAGGAAGCTGTCGCCTTATCTAAAAATTGCCCCATCTTGCAAACAGCAGATGGAACCGTAGAAGTTCGTGAAGTACATCAGTTGTAAAAAGACCTGAATGGACGAACATTTTTTCAGACACGAATCCGGACGTTTGGTGGTGCGGCTAACCCGCTTTTTCGGAACGCACCACCTTGCATTGATCGAGGATGTCGTTCAGGACACCCTTGTTAAGGCATGGGAGGTTTGGCGATTTCGCGGTCTTCCAGAAAACCCCTCGACATGGCTCTTTCGGGTGGCCCGTAATAAGGCCCTTGACGTGCTAAGACGCAAGAAAAGAGAACAACCGCTTTCGTGGGAGCACTTGGAAGCATTCGAGACAGAGGAGCATGAGCGCGAAGTTTTGGCACATCCGCTTCTTGCAGACGATGTCTTGCGTATGATGTTCGTTTGTTGCCACCCCAGCCTTCCGCAAGAATCGCAGATTGCCCTGATGCTCAAATACCTTTGTGGTTTTTCGGTTCAGGAGATTGCCCGTGCTTTTCTCACGACCGAAGCCAATATTGAGAAGCGTCTTTATCGGGCACGCCAAACGTTTCGGAAACAACACATTCCTTTCGAGGTTCCGACACAAGGTGCACTACCAGCGCGTTTTTCGCAAGTTCTGTTGGCGATATACCTCCTTTTTAATGAAGGCTACAAATCCAATCAACTTCATGAAGTGATTCGGCAGGAGTTGATGGAAGAGGCCCTCCGGCTGGGGGTTTTACTGACTGAACAACCTCAAACCCGTCAACCAGAAGCGTTTGCCCTGCTTGCACTCATGTGTTTTCAAGCGGCCCGCACCCATGCCCGCCTTACGGAAACGGGCGCTTTGTGTCTTTTACCAGATCAGAACCGATGTTTGTGGAATGGTGCACTCATCGAGATTGGAAAAACGTATCTAAACAAAGCTGCTACGGGCACCCATTTATCACGCTACCACCTGGAGGCGGGTATTTCGTGGGAGCATACCCGTGCCGCTACCTACCAAGCAACCAACTGGGGCAAAATTTTGCAATATTATGATGCCTTGGAAACAATAGCCCCCTCTCCGATAGCCTCCCTCAACCGCTTGATTGCACTTGCTGAGGTTGAAGGCCCCCGTGTTGCCCTCGCAGCCTTCGACCACCTCCCCCATCGAGATGCGCTCTCCACACATCACCTGTATTTTTCCATTCGTGCCTATTTATTGTCTGCAGCCGGAGAAAGAGAAAAGGCACTTTTGGCATGGGAACAAGCCTTAGAAAAGGCGCCGTCTGAAGCAGAGCGCCTGCTTATTCAGCACAAGATAAACGCCCTTATCTGAAGCCTGATACGCTACTTGGGGAGCATGATCGCCCTTCTACGCTCAAAATAAAATCCGTTTTGCCCAAGATTGTGGACGGAAAATGAAGAAAAGCCTTGCTTTCGCCTATATCTTTTTTGTTTCTTCATGGGTTACTTAAACAAGGTTCGGGTCGTCCTTATTTTATATACAACATCTAAGATTACCCTACAAACCCTTTTGTTTTCATTTTCCCCTAACAAAGATACCGTAATGAGTACAAACACAGAATCCTGGGGCTCGCGGGTGGGACTGGTTCTGGCCATGGCAGGCAATGCTGTTGGTCTCGGAAACTTTCTCCGCTTTCCCGTGCAAGCCATTGAAAATGGCGGTGGTGCATTCATCATTCCCTATTTAGTCTGCTTTCTACTAATGGGCATTCCCCTGCTCTTTGTAGAATGGTCTATGGGCCGTTTTGGTGGTCAACACGGACACCACAGCACTCCCTTCATCGTTGGCTCGATGGCCCCCAATGGCAAACTATGGAAATACGTAGGTGTTTTTGGGATATTCACCAACCTTGCCGTTGCTGCCTACTATTGTTATATCGAATCTTGGACCATGTCTTATGTATATCATACAATCGTCGGTTCTTTCAACGGGAGTACCCAGGCATCGGTAGCACAATTCTTTACTGATTACACTGATATTGGCGTTTCGCATACGGGTATTCCCTACGAACCAGTGGTATTTTATATACTTTGCTTGCTACTCAATACCTGGATTCTGTCTCGCGGTTTGAGTGGCGGGGTAGAAACCGTTGCAAAAATCGGAATGCCACTCCTCATTATTTTTGGGATTTTCTTGGCCATTCGCGGCGTTACCCTGACCGCAGGAAGCGATGGAGCGGTAAATGACGGTACAATGGGGCTTAATTTCCTCTGGAATCCGCAATTCGATAGCATCTGGAATGCAAAAGTATGGTTGGCAGCCGCCGGACAAATCTTCTTTACCCTGTCTGTGGGGATGGGAAGTATCCATTGCTATGCGTCCTACCTCCGTTCCCGCGACGACGTGGCGTTGAATGCAATGGGCGCTGGATGGACCAATGAATTTGTTGAGGTGGTCTTGGGCGGCGCGATTGTTATCCCGATCACTGTTGGCTATTTGGGGATAGATGGCGTAAAAGAAATTGTGGTAAATGGGGGCGGTTTTGGTTTAGGTTTCCAAACCCTGCCTTACCTCTTCCAGCAATGGGGGCCAGTTTTGGGTGTTATTTCTGGTGTGATGTGGTTTGGCTTGTTGTTTTTTGCAGGAATCACGTCTTCTTTGGCCATGGGAACCCCGATTATGGG
The genomic region above belongs to Bacteroidetes Order II. bacterium and contains:
- a CDS encoding DUF4291 domain-containing protein; the encoded protein is MNERIVRAVYDNNTITVYQAFNKYIAQSAVEHQTFVSPPFKKERMTWIKPSFLWMMYRSGWAIKENQECILAIKIKRLGLEWALQNSCLSHFDSSVHTSYETWKKILKNSPVRIQWDPEKDIFLHPLNYRSIQIGLSDIAVERYVTDWIVQVDDITENCKHINQLINEGKINQAKDLLPQEQIYPLPENIALIVNAF
- a CDS encoding HEAT repeat domain-containing protein, translating into MFEFWKFYKKLLNGEIYFDEFPQERLLRFKKETLSLLKENVKNEDQEGLETTLSVLFYDGADADYTDILLQLLDEKWHTSEEDIISVLELIKDPKSVDKLYEVALDVPDYDDMRAIAKKSIWALSAVNTPEAIQKLKLLEKVDDPIIKENATFQLEEVLKKH
- a CDS encoding alpha/beta hydrolase gives rise to the protein MVDPDGKDTWFVHGTIFADYSQDDNHFQSLGKRYAEGHLRSWQNALGDTGEGHFSNWSGGNNDKERREAAAQLAFSIMQTLHKDPSKTVNIVAHSHGGNVAIMALNTLANAGINTKTVVMMGTPSRAYKLTDTARRHIQTTLNLYNKYDGVQTNGGSTPRFVGGDRLGNPVYTGGFEIGPAGRAHGGFDNRDVTDLTGLKSLQVPIYAKGRQVGYRTQNPGIWDAHGAMHTNQNVMNFVHQYLVHRGLAK
- a CDS encoding sodium-dependent transporter, whose translation is MSTNTESWGSRVGLVLAMAGNAVGLGNFLRFPVQAIENGGGAFIIPYLVCFLLMGIPLLFVEWSMGRFGGQHGHHSTPFIVGSMAPNGKLWKYVGVFGIFTNLAVAAYYCYIESWTMSYVYHTIVGSFNGSTQASVAQFFTDYTDIGVSHTGIPYEPVVFYILCLLLNTWILSRGLSGGVETVAKIGMPLLIIFGIFLAIRGVTLTAGSDGAVNDGTMGLNFLWNPQFDSIWNAKVWLAAAGQIFFTLSVGMGSIHCYASYLRSRDDVALNAMGAGWTNEFVEVVLGGAIVIPITVGYLGIDGVKEIVVNGGGFGLGFQTLPYLFQQWGPVLGVISGVMWFGLLFFAGITSSLAMGTPIMGFLQDEFGWKREKSAWTFGLAVLILGLPTVIFYKEGVFGEYDYWAGTVSLVVFALLEIILFAWVFGMKRGWDEINRGADIQVPTAFKFIIQYITPVFLLTVFAFSLPDIIQKLTDPQPIAVHLSRLLLLALFVGIAYLVRVAYYKRIREGRHIVNNA
- a CDS encoding sigma-70 family RNA polymerase sigma factor, producing MDEHFFRHESGRLVVRLTRFFGTHHLALIEDVVQDTLVKAWEVWRFRGLPENPSTWLFRVARNKALDVLRRKKREQPLSWEHLEAFETEEHEREVLAHPLLADDVLRMMFVCCHPSLPQESQIALMLKYLCGFSVQEIARAFLTTEANIEKRLYRARQTFRKQHIPFEVPTQGALPARFSQVLLAIYLLFNEGYKSNQLHEVIRQELMEEALRLGVLLTEQPQTRQPEAFALLALMCFQAARTHARLTETGALCLLPDQNRCLWNGALIEIGKTYLNKAATGTHLSRYHLEAGISWEHTRAATYQATNWGKILQYYDALETIAPSPIASLNRLIALAEVEGPRVALAAFDHLPHRDALSTHHLYFSIRAYLLSAAGEREKALLAWEQALEKAPSEAERLLIQHKINALI